A genome region from Lutra lutra chromosome 11, mLutLut1.2, whole genome shotgun sequence includes the following:
- the EZH2 gene encoding histone-lysine N-methyltransferase EZH2 isoform X3, translating to MKPRNAKRRNDAYSPAQKPCTSKKRAVVPPASHVGGRVIMGQTGKKSEKGPVCWRKRVKSEYMRLRQLKRFRRADEVKSMFSSNRQKILERTEILNQEWKQRRIQPVHILTSCSVTSDLDFPTQVIPLKTLNAVASVPIMYSWSPLQQNFMVEDETVLHNIPYMGDEVLDQDGTFIEELIKNYDGKVHGDRECGFINDEIFVELVNALGQYNDDDDDDDGDDPDEREEKQKDLEENRDDKEIRPPRKFPSDKIFEAISSMFPDKGTAEELKEKYKELTEQQLPGALPPECTPNIDGPNAKSVQREQSLHSFHTLFCRRCFKYDCFLHRKCNSSFHATPNTYKRKNTETALDNKPCGPQCYQHLEGAKEFAAALTAERIKTPPKRPGGRRRGRLPNSSRPSTPTISVLESKDTDSDREAGTETGGENNDKEEEEKKDETSSSSEANSRCQTPIKMKPNIEPPENVEWSGAEASMFRVLIGTYYDNFCAIARLIGTKTCRQVYEFRVKESSIIAPAPAEDVDTPPRKKKRKHRLWAAHCRKIQLKKDGSSNHVYNYQPCDHPRQPCDSSCPCVIAQNFCEKFCQCSSECQNRFPGCRCKAQCNTKQCPCYLAVRECDPDLCLTCGAADHWDSKNVSCKNCSIQRGSKKHLLLAPSDVAGWGIFIKDPVQKNEFISEYCGEIISQDEADRRGKVYDKYMCSFLFNLNNDFVVDATRKGNKIRFANHSVNPNCYAKVMMVNGDHRIGIFAKRAIQTGEELFFDYRYSQADALKYVGIEREMEIP from the exons ATGAAACCACGAAATGCTAAGCGACGGAACGATGCCTATTCCCCAGCTCAGAAGCCGTGCACCTCGAAGAAACGGGCTGTGGTACCACCCGCATCCCACGTTGGTGGCAG AGTAATCATGGGCCAGACTGGGAAGAAATCTGAGAAGGGACCGGTTTGTTGGCGCAAGCGTGTAAAATCTGAGTACATGCGGCTGCGGCAGCTCAAGCGGTTCAGGCGGGCTGACGAAGTGAAG agtatgttTAGTTCCAATCGTcagaaaattttggaaagaacGGAAATCTTAAACCAAGAATGGAAACAGCGAAGGATACAGCCTGTGCACATCCTGACTTCT TGTTCAGTGACCAGTGACTTGGATTTTCCAACACAAGTCATCCCATTAAAGACTCTGAATGCAGTTGCTTCAGTACCCATAATGTATTCTTGGTCTCCCCTACAGcagaattttatg gtggaAGATGAAACTGTTTTGCATAACATTCCTTATATGGGGGATGAAGTTTTAGACCAGGATGGGACTTTCATTGAAGaactaataaaaaattatgatggCAAAGTACATGGGGATAGAG AATGTGGGTTTATAAATGATGAAATTTTTGTGGAGTTGGTGAATGCTCTTGGTCAgtacaatgatgatgatgatgatgatgatggagatgatcccgatgaaagagaagaaaaacagaaagatctagaggagaacagagatg ATAAAGAAATCCGCCCACCTCGGAAATTTCCTTCTGATAAAATTTTTGAAGCCATTTCCTCAATGTTTCCAGATAAGGGCACAGCAGAAGAACTAAAGGAAAA GTACAAAGAGCTCACCGAGCAGCAGCTCCCCGGCGCGCTTCCTCCGGAATGCACCCCGAACATAGACGGACCAAACGCTAAGTCTGTGCAGAGGGAGCAAAGCTTGCACTCGTTCCATACGCTTTTCTGTAGGCGATGTTTTAAATACGACTGCTTCCTACATCGTAAGTGCAATTCCT CTTTTCATGCAACACCCAATACTTACAAGCGGAAGAACACAGAGACGGCTCTAGACAACAAACCCTGTGGACCGCAGTGTTACCAGCACTTG GAGGGAGCAAAGGAGTTTGCTGCCGCCCTCACCGCGGAGCGGATCAAGACCCCGCCAAAGCGGCCTGGTGGCCgcaggagaggcagactccccaacAGCAGCCGGCCCAGCACCCCCACCATCAGCGTGCTGGAGTCCAAGGACACGGACAGTGACAGGGAAGCAGGGACGGAGACGGGCGGGGAGAACAAcgataaggaggaggaggagaaaaaggacgAGACTTCCAGCTCCTCGG AAGCGAATTCTCGGTGTCAAACACCCATAAAGATGAAGCCAAACATTGAGCCTCCCGAGAACGTGGAGTGGAGCGGTGCGGAGGCCTCAATGTTCAGGGTCCTCATCGGCACGTATTATGACAATTTCTGTGCCATCGCCAGGCTCATTGGGACCAAAACTTGTCGACAG GTGTATGAGTTTCGCGTCAAAGAGTCGAGCATCATCGCTCCGGCGCCGGCCGAGGACGTGGACACCCCAccgaggaagaagaagaggaaacaccg GTTGTGGGCCGCGCACTGCAGGAAGATCCAGCTGAAAAAGG ACGGCTCCTCGAACCACGTTTACAACTACCAGCCCTGCGACCACCCGCGGCAGCCTTGCGACAGCTCGTGCCCGTGTGTGATCGCACAGAATTTTTGTGAAAAGTTCTGTCAGTGTAGTTCAGAGT GTCAGAACCGCTTCCCCGGCTGCCGCTGCAAGGCGCAGTGCAACACGAAGCAGTGTCCCTGCTACCTGGCCGTGCGCGAGTGCGACCCCGACCTCTGCCTCACGTGCGGCGCCGCCGACCACTGGGACAGCAAGAACGTGTCCTGCAAGAACTGCAGCATCCAGCGCGGCTCCAAGAAG CATTTGCTGCTGGCCCCGTCGGACGTGGCAGGCTGGGGCATTTTCATCAAAGATCCTGTACAGAAGAACGAATTCATCTCGGAGTACTGTGGAGAG ATTATTTCTCAAGACGAAGCAGACAGAAGAGGGAAAGTGTACGATAAATACATGTGCAGCTTTCTGTTCAACTTGAACAATG attttgtggTGGATGCAACCCGCAAGGGTAACAAAATTCGTTTCGCAAATCACTCAGTAAATCCAAACTGCTATGCGAAAG TCATGATGGTGAATGGCGATCACAGGATAGGGATTTTCGCTAAGAGAGCCATCCAGACTGGTGAAGAGCTGTTTTTCGATTACAG ATACAGCCAGGCAGACGCCCTGAAGTACGTGGGCAtcgaaagagaaatggaaatcccTTGA
- the EZH2 gene encoding histone-lysine N-methyltransferase EZH2 isoform X4 — protein MKPRNAKRRNDAYSPAQKPCTSKKRAVVPPASHVGGRVIMGQTGKKSEKGPVCWRKRVKSEYMRLRQLKRFRRADEVKSMFSSNRQKILERTEILNQEWKQRRIQPVHILTSCSVTSDLDFPTQVIPLKTLNAVASVPIMYSWSPLQQNFMVEDETVLHNIPYMGDEVLDQDGTFIEELIKNYDGKVHGDRECGFINDEIFVELVNALGQYNDDDDDDDGDDPDEREEKQKDLEENRDDKEIRPPRKFPSDKIFEAISSMFPDKGTAEELKEKYKELTEQQLPGALPPECTPNIDGPNAKSVQREQSLHSFHTLFCRRCFKYDCFLHPFHATPNTYKRKNTETALDNKPCGPQCYQHLEGAKEFAAALTAERIKTPPKRPGGRRRGRLPNSSRPSTPTISVLESKDTDSDREAGTETGGENNDKEEEEKKDETSSSSEANSRCQTPIKMKPNIEPPENVEWSGAEASMFRVLIGTYYDNFCAIARLIGTKTCRQVYEFRVKESSIIAPAPAEDVDTPPRKKKRKHRLWAAHCRKIQLKKDGSSNHVYNYQPCDHPRQPCDSSCPCVIAQNFCEKFCQCSSECQNRFPGCRCKAQCNTKQCPCYLAVRECDPDLCLTCGAADHWDSKNVSCKNCSIQRGSKKHLLLAPSDVAGWGIFIKDPVQKNEFISEYCGEIISQDEADRRGKVYDKYMCSFLFNLNNDFVVDATRKGNKIRFANHSVNPNCYAKVMMVNGDHRIGIFAKRAIQTGEELFFDYRYSQADALKYVGIEREMEIP, from the exons ATGAAACCACGAAATGCTAAGCGACGGAACGATGCCTATTCCCCAGCTCAGAAGCCGTGCACCTCGAAGAAACGGGCTGTGGTACCACCCGCATCCCACGTTGGTGGCAG AGTAATCATGGGCCAGACTGGGAAGAAATCTGAGAAGGGACCGGTTTGTTGGCGCAAGCGTGTAAAATCTGAGTACATGCGGCTGCGGCAGCTCAAGCGGTTCAGGCGGGCTGACGAAGTGAAG agtatgttTAGTTCCAATCGTcagaaaattttggaaagaacGGAAATCTTAAACCAAGAATGGAAACAGCGAAGGATACAGCCTGTGCACATCCTGACTTCT TGTTCAGTGACCAGTGACTTGGATTTTCCAACACAAGTCATCCCATTAAAGACTCTGAATGCAGTTGCTTCAGTACCCATAATGTATTCTTGGTCTCCCCTACAGcagaattttatg gtggaAGATGAAACTGTTTTGCATAACATTCCTTATATGGGGGATGAAGTTTTAGACCAGGATGGGACTTTCATTGAAGaactaataaaaaattatgatggCAAAGTACATGGGGATAGAG AATGTGGGTTTATAAATGATGAAATTTTTGTGGAGTTGGTGAATGCTCTTGGTCAgtacaatgatgatgatgatgatgatgatggagatgatcccgatgaaagagaagaaaaacagaaagatctagaggagaacagagatg ATAAAGAAATCCGCCCACCTCGGAAATTTCCTTCTGATAAAATTTTTGAAGCCATTTCCTCAATGTTTCCAGATAAGGGCACAGCAGAAGAACTAAAGGAAAA GTACAAAGAGCTCACCGAGCAGCAGCTCCCCGGCGCGCTTCCTCCGGAATGCACCCCGAACATAGACGGACCAAACGCTAAGTCTGTGCAGAGGGAGCAAAGCTTGCACTCGTTCCATACGCTTTTCTGTAGGCGATGTTTTAAATACGACTGCTTCCTACATC CTTTTCATGCAACACCCAATACTTACAAGCGGAAGAACACAGAGACGGCTCTAGACAACAAACCCTGTGGACCGCAGTGTTACCAGCACTTG GAGGGAGCAAAGGAGTTTGCTGCCGCCCTCACCGCGGAGCGGATCAAGACCCCGCCAAAGCGGCCTGGTGGCCgcaggagaggcagactccccaacAGCAGCCGGCCCAGCACCCCCACCATCAGCGTGCTGGAGTCCAAGGACACGGACAGTGACAGGGAAGCAGGGACGGAGACGGGCGGGGAGAACAAcgataaggaggaggaggagaaaaaggacgAGACTTCCAGCTCCTCGG AAGCGAATTCTCGGTGTCAAACACCCATAAAGATGAAGCCAAACATTGAGCCTCCCGAGAACGTGGAGTGGAGCGGTGCGGAGGCCTCAATGTTCAGGGTCCTCATCGGCACGTATTATGACAATTTCTGTGCCATCGCCAGGCTCATTGGGACCAAAACTTGTCGACAG GTGTATGAGTTTCGCGTCAAAGAGTCGAGCATCATCGCTCCGGCGCCGGCCGAGGACGTGGACACCCCAccgaggaagaagaagaggaaacaccg GTTGTGGGCCGCGCACTGCAGGAAGATCCAGCTGAAAAAGG ACGGCTCCTCGAACCACGTTTACAACTACCAGCCCTGCGACCACCCGCGGCAGCCTTGCGACAGCTCGTGCCCGTGTGTGATCGCACAGAATTTTTGTGAAAAGTTCTGTCAGTGTAGTTCAGAGT GTCAGAACCGCTTCCCCGGCTGCCGCTGCAAGGCGCAGTGCAACACGAAGCAGTGTCCCTGCTACCTGGCCGTGCGCGAGTGCGACCCCGACCTCTGCCTCACGTGCGGCGCCGCCGACCACTGGGACAGCAAGAACGTGTCCTGCAAGAACTGCAGCATCCAGCGCGGCTCCAAGAAG CATTTGCTGCTGGCCCCGTCGGACGTGGCAGGCTGGGGCATTTTCATCAAAGATCCTGTACAGAAGAACGAATTCATCTCGGAGTACTGTGGAGAG ATTATTTCTCAAGACGAAGCAGACAGAAGAGGGAAAGTGTACGATAAATACATGTGCAGCTTTCTGTTCAACTTGAACAATG attttgtggTGGATGCAACCCGCAAGGGTAACAAAATTCGTTTCGCAAATCACTCAGTAAATCCAAACTGCTATGCGAAAG TCATGATGGTGAATGGCGATCACAGGATAGGGATTTTCGCTAAGAGAGCCATCCAGACTGGTGAAGAGCTGTTTTTCGATTACAG ATACAGCCAGGCAGACGCCCTGAAGTACGTGGGCAtcgaaagagaaatggaaatcccTTGA
- the EZH2 gene encoding histone-lysine N-methyltransferase EZH2 isoform X5 has translation METAKDTACAHPDFCELIARDQGGHSPALPSTIFHNTVFTWNQPSAKSLTLVVSSYNFYFWLDFPLQLPVVQPHSRLLYQLVDCSVTSDLDFPTQVIPLKTLNAVASVPIMYSWSPLQQNFMVEDETVLHNIPYMGDEVLDQDGTFIEELIKNYDGKVHGDRECGFINDEIFVELVNALGQYNDDDDDDDGDDPDEREEKQKDLEENRDDKEIRPPRKFPSDKIFEAISSMFPDKGTAEELKEKYKELTEQQLPGALPPECTPNIDGPNAKSVQREQSLHSFHTLFCRRCFKYDCFLHRKCNSSFHATPNTYKRKNTETALDNKPCGPQCYQHLEGAKEFAAALTAERIKTPPKRPGGRRRGRLPNSSRPSTPTISVLESKDTDSDREAGTETGGENNDKEEEEKKDETSSSSEANSRCQTPIKMKPNIEPPENVEWSGAEASMFRVLIGTYYDNFCAIARLIGTKTCRQVYEFRVKESSIIAPAPAEDVDTPPRKKKRKHRLWAAHCRKIQLKKDGSSNHVYNYQPCDHPRQPCDSSCPCVIAQNFCEKFCQCSSECQNRFPGCRCKAQCNTKQCPCYLAVRECDPDLCLTCGAADHWDSKNVSCKNCSIQRGSKKHLLLAPSDVAGWGIFIKDPVQKNEFISEYCGEIISQDEADRRGKVYDKYMCSFLFNLNNDFVVDATRKGNKIRFANHSVNPNCYAKVMMVNGDHRIGIFAKRAIQTGEELFFDYRYSQADALKYVGIEREMEIP, from the exons ATGGAAACAGCGAAGGATACAGCCTGTGCACATCCTGACTTCTGTGAGCTCATTGCGCGGGACCAGGGAG GCCATTcacctgctcttccctctacGATTTTCCATAACACAGTTTTTACTTGGAACCAGCCTTCTGCCAAGAGTCTCACTTTGGTTGTGTCCTCCTACAACTTCTATTTTTGGCTTGacttccctctccagctcccagtGGTCCAGCCACACAGTCGCCTATTGTACCAGCTGGTTGAT TGTTCAGTGACCAGTGACTTGGATTTTCCAACACAAGTCATCCCATTAAAGACTCTGAATGCAGTTGCTTCAGTACCCATAATGTATTCTTGGTCTCCCCTACAGcagaattttatg gtggaAGATGAAACTGTTTTGCATAACATTCCTTATATGGGGGATGAAGTTTTAGACCAGGATGGGACTTTCATTGAAGaactaataaaaaattatgatggCAAAGTACATGGGGATAGAG AATGTGGGTTTATAAATGATGAAATTTTTGTGGAGTTGGTGAATGCTCTTGGTCAgtacaatgatgatgatgatgatgatgatggagatgatcccgatgaaagagaagaaaaacagaaagatctagaggagaacagagatg ATAAAGAAATCCGCCCACCTCGGAAATTTCCTTCTGATAAAATTTTTGAAGCCATTTCCTCAATGTTTCCAGATAAGGGCACAGCAGAAGAACTAAAGGAAAA GTACAAAGAGCTCACCGAGCAGCAGCTCCCCGGCGCGCTTCCTCCGGAATGCACCCCGAACATAGACGGACCAAACGCTAAGTCTGTGCAGAGGGAGCAAAGCTTGCACTCGTTCCATACGCTTTTCTGTAGGCGATGTTTTAAATACGACTGCTTCCTACATCGTAAGTGCAATTCCT CTTTTCATGCAACACCCAATACTTACAAGCGGAAGAACACAGAGACGGCTCTAGACAACAAACCCTGTGGACCGCAGTGTTACCAGCACTTG GAGGGAGCAAAGGAGTTTGCTGCCGCCCTCACCGCGGAGCGGATCAAGACCCCGCCAAAGCGGCCTGGTGGCCgcaggagaggcagactccccaacAGCAGCCGGCCCAGCACCCCCACCATCAGCGTGCTGGAGTCCAAGGACACGGACAGTGACAGGGAAGCAGGGACGGAGACGGGCGGGGAGAACAAcgataaggaggaggaggagaaaaaggacgAGACTTCCAGCTCCTCGG AAGCGAATTCTCGGTGTCAAACACCCATAAAGATGAAGCCAAACATTGAGCCTCCCGAGAACGTGGAGTGGAGCGGTGCGGAGGCCTCAATGTTCAGGGTCCTCATCGGCACGTATTATGACAATTTCTGTGCCATCGCCAGGCTCATTGGGACCAAAACTTGTCGACAG GTGTATGAGTTTCGCGTCAAAGAGTCGAGCATCATCGCTCCGGCGCCGGCCGAGGACGTGGACACCCCAccgaggaagaagaagaggaaacaccg GTTGTGGGCCGCGCACTGCAGGAAGATCCAGCTGAAAAAGG ACGGCTCCTCGAACCACGTTTACAACTACCAGCCCTGCGACCACCCGCGGCAGCCTTGCGACAGCTCGTGCCCGTGTGTGATCGCACAGAATTTTTGTGAAAAGTTCTGTCAGTGTAGTTCAGAGT GTCAGAACCGCTTCCCCGGCTGCCGCTGCAAGGCGCAGTGCAACACGAAGCAGTGTCCCTGCTACCTGGCCGTGCGCGAGTGCGACCCCGACCTCTGCCTCACGTGCGGCGCCGCCGACCACTGGGACAGCAAGAACGTGTCCTGCAAGAACTGCAGCATCCAGCGCGGCTCCAAGAAG CATTTGCTGCTGGCCCCGTCGGACGTGGCAGGCTGGGGCATTTTCATCAAAGATCCTGTACAGAAGAACGAATTCATCTCGGAGTACTGTGGAGAG ATTATTTCTCAAGACGAAGCAGACAGAAGAGGGAAAGTGTACGATAAATACATGTGCAGCTTTCTGTTCAACTTGAACAATG attttgtggTGGATGCAACCCGCAAGGGTAACAAAATTCGTTTCGCAAATCACTCAGTAAATCCAAACTGCTATGCGAAAG TCATGATGGTGAATGGCGATCACAGGATAGGGATTTTCGCTAAGAGAGCCATCCAGACTGGTGAAGAGCTGTTTTTCGATTACAG ATACAGCCAGGCAGACGCCCTGAAGTACGTGGGCAtcgaaagagaaatggaaatcccTTGA
- the EZH2 gene encoding histone-lysine N-methyltransferase EZH2 isoform X1: protein MKPRNAKRRNDAYSPAQKPCTSKKRAVVPPASHVGGRVIMGQTGKKSEKGPVCWRKRVKSEYMRLRQLKRFRRADEVKSMFSSNRQKILERTEILNQEWKQRRIQPVHILTSVSSLRGTRECSVTSDLDFPTQVIPLKTLNAVASVPIMYSWSPLQQNFMVEDETVLHNIPYMGDEVLDQDGTFIEELIKNYDGKVHGDRECGFINDEIFVELVNALGQYNDDDDDDDGDDPDEREEKQKDLEENRDDKEIRPPRKFPSDKIFEAISSMFPDKGTAEELKEKYKELTEQQLPGALPPECTPNIDGPNAKSVQREQSLHSFHTLFCRRCFKYDCFLHRKCNSSFHATPNTYKRKNTETALDNKPCGPQCYQHLEGAKEFAAALTAERIKTPPKRPGGRRRGRLPNSSRPSTPTISVLESKDTDSDREAGTETGGENNDKEEEEKKDETSSSSEANSRCQTPIKMKPNIEPPENVEWSGAEASMFRVLIGTYYDNFCAIARLIGTKTCRQVYEFRVKESSIIAPAPAEDVDTPPRKKKRKHRLWAAHCRKIQLKKDGSSNHVYNYQPCDHPRQPCDSSCPCVIAQNFCEKFCQCSSECQNRFPGCRCKAQCNTKQCPCYLAVRECDPDLCLTCGAADHWDSKNVSCKNCSIQRGSKKHLLLAPSDVAGWGIFIKDPVQKNEFISEYCGEIISQDEADRRGKVYDKYMCSFLFNLNNDFVVDATRKGNKIRFANHSVNPNCYAKVMMVNGDHRIGIFAKRAIQTGEELFFDYRYSQADALKYVGIEREMEIP, encoded by the exons ATGAAACCACGAAATGCTAAGCGACGGAACGATGCCTATTCCCCAGCTCAGAAGCCGTGCACCTCGAAGAAACGGGCTGTGGTACCACCCGCATCCCACGTTGGTGGCAG AGTAATCATGGGCCAGACTGGGAAGAAATCTGAGAAGGGACCGGTTTGTTGGCGCAAGCGTGTAAAATCTGAGTACATGCGGCTGCGGCAGCTCAAGCGGTTCAGGCGGGCTGACGAAGTGAAG agtatgttTAGTTCCAATCGTcagaaaattttggaaagaacGGAAATCTTAAACCAAGAATGGAAACAGCGAAGGATACAGCCTGTGCACATCCTGACTTCTGTGAGCTCATTGCGCGGGACCAGGGAG TGTTCAGTGACCAGTGACTTGGATTTTCCAACACAAGTCATCCCATTAAAGACTCTGAATGCAGTTGCTTCAGTACCCATAATGTATTCTTGGTCTCCCCTACAGcagaattttatg gtggaAGATGAAACTGTTTTGCATAACATTCCTTATATGGGGGATGAAGTTTTAGACCAGGATGGGACTTTCATTGAAGaactaataaaaaattatgatggCAAAGTACATGGGGATAGAG AATGTGGGTTTATAAATGATGAAATTTTTGTGGAGTTGGTGAATGCTCTTGGTCAgtacaatgatgatgatgatgatgatgatggagatgatcccgatgaaagagaagaaaaacagaaagatctagaggagaacagagatg ATAAAGAAATCCGCCCACCTCGGAAATTTCCTTCTGATAAAATTTTTGAAGCCATTTCCTCAATGTTTCCAGATAAGGGCACAGCAGAAGAACTAAAGGAAAA GTACAAAGAGCTCACCGAGCAGCAGCTCCCCGGCGCGCTTCCTCCGGAATGCACCCCGAACATAGACGGACCAAACGCTAAGTCTGTGCAGAGGGAGCAAAGCTTGCACTCGTTCCATACGCTTTTCTGTAGGCGATGTTTTAAATACGACTGCTTCCTACATCGTAAGTGCAATTCCT CTTTTCATGCAACACCCAATACTTACAAGCGGAAGAACACAGAGACGGCTCTAGACAACAAACCCTGTGGACCGCAGTGTTACCAGCACTTG GAGGGAGCAAAGGAGTTTGCTGCCGCCCTCACCGCGGAGCGGATCAAGACCCCGCCAAAGCGGCCTGGTGGCCgcaggagaggcagactccccaacAGCAGCCGGCCCAGCACCCCCACCATCAGCGTGCTGGAGTCCAAGGACACGGACAGTGACAGGGAAGCAGGGACGGAGACGGGCGGGGAGAACAAcgataaggaggaggaggagaaaaaggacgAGACTTCCAGCTCCTCGG AAGCGAATTCTCGGTGTCAAACACCCATAAAGATGAAGCCAAACATTGAGCCTCCCGAGAACGTGGAGTGGAGCGGTGCGGAGGCCTCAATGTTCAGGGTCCTCATCGGCACGTATTATGACAATTTCTGTGCCATCGCCAGGCTCATTGGGACCAAAACTTGTCGACAG GTGTATGAGTTTCGCGTCAAAGAGTCGAGCATCATCGCTCCGGCGCCGGCCGAGGACGTGGACACCCCAccgaggaagaagaagaggaaacaccg GTTGTGGGCCGCGCACTGCAGGAAGATCCAGCTGAAAAAGG ACGGCTCCTCGAACCACGTTTACAACTACCAGCCCTGCGACCACCCGCGGCAGCCTTGCGACAGCTCGTGCCCGTGTGTGATCGCACAGAATTTTTGTGAAAAGTTCTGTCAGTGTAGTTCAGAGT GTCAGAACCGCTTCCCCGGCTGCCGCTGCAAGGCGCAGTGCAACACGAAGCAGTGTCCCTGCTACCTGGCCGTGCGCGAGTGCGACCCCGACCTCTGCCTCACGTGCGGCGCCGCCGACCACTGGGACAGCAAGAACGTGTCCTGCAAGAACTGCAGCATCCAGCGCGGCTCCAAGAAG CATTTGCTGCTGGCCCCGTCGGACGTGGCAGGCTGGGGCATTTTCATCAAAGATCCTGTACAGAAGAACGAATTCATCTCGGAGTACTGTGGAGAG ATTATTTCTCAAGACGAAGCAGACAGAAGAGGGAAAGTGTACGATAAATACATGTGCAGCTTTCTGTTCAACTTGAACAATG attttgtggTGGATGCAACCCGCAAGGGTAACAAAATTCGTTTCGCAAATCACTCAGTAAATCCAAACTGCTATGCGAAAG TCATGATGGTGAATGGCGATCACAGGATAGGGATTTTCGCTAAGAGAGCCATCCAGACTGGTGAAGAGCTGTTTTTCGATTACAG ATACAGCCAGGCAGACGCCCTGAAGTACGTGGGCAtcgaaagagaaatggaaatcccTTGA